The Dermacentor albipictus isolate Rhodes 1998 colony chromosome 2, USDA_Dalb.pri_finalv2, whole genome shotgun sequence genome has a segment encoding these proteins:
- the LOC139055387 gene encoding tigger transposable element-derived protein 6-like has product MGIIHAFKVCYRRRVIQRLLIAIDAAMPVHISLLAAVDMLKAAWMELTEECIENCFRKAGFPGTEDAIDHPPEGRSHEDLWQRVVDTQLAGPDVAWDDFVSADDDADIAEPCTDEAIVREVRALPDCPETDEDDDEDAALPPVAVNAPTAIGYIASLKELVCSRGLGDEHITTLEKLETAVMRSALKKQTCITDVFQK; this is encoded by the coding sequence ATGGGCATCATTCATGCGTTCAAGGTGTGCTACCGGCGGCGCGTCATCCAACGCTTGTTGATCGCGATTGATGCTGCCATGCCAGTTCACATCAGCTTGCTTGCCGCCGTGGACATGTTGAAAGCGGCGTGGATGGAACTCACCGAGGAGTGCATAGAAAATTGCTTCCGCAAGGCGGGTTTCCCAGGCACCGAGGACGCCATAGATCACCCACCGGAAGGCCGGTCGCACGAGGACTTGTGGCAACGCGTCGTTGACACGCAGCTGGCCGGACCTGACGTTGCCTGGGACGATTTCGTTTCTGCTGATGACGACGCCGACATTGCTGAGCCATGCACTGACGAAGCTATTGTGCGTGAAGTGCGAGCCCTTCCTGACTGCCCAGAGACTGACGAGGACGATGACGAGGATGCTGCTCTACCGCCGGTTGCTGTGAACGCTCCAACCGCGATCGGTTACATCGCGTCGCTTAAGGAACTCGTGTGCAGCAGAGGCCTTGGCGATGAACATATTACAACGCTGGAAAAATTAGAAACGGCAGTTATGCGATCAGCTTTGAAGAAGCAGACATGCATCACGGAcgtttttcaaaaataa